TGCTCGGCTAATATACAAGGAACGACATGTCCCGCTGGTACATCATCCACGCTTATTCCGGCTTTGAGAATAAGGTCCGCGACTCGATCATGAGCGAGGCCAAGCGCCTCGGCCTCGAAACCTTGGTCGAGGCGGTCGAGGTTCCGACCGAAACGATCACCGAGGTCAAGCGCGGCAAGAAGGTCCAGTCGGAACGCAAGTTCATGCCGGGCTACGTGCTGGCGAAGCTGGGCATGAACGACGACGTGTATCACCTCGTCAAGAACACGCCGAAGGTAACCGGCTTCCTCGGTCCGAACGGCAAGCCGCAGGCGATCCCCGACGCGCAGGCTGCGCGCATGCTCGATACCAAGGACGAGACGGCCGCGGCGAGCCCCAAGCAGAAGATCAAGGTCGACTACGAGATCGGCGATGCGGTCAAGGTGCTCGACGGTCCGTTCGCAAGCTTCAACGGCGTCGTCGAGGAACTCGATTTCGACCGTGGCCGGGTCAAGGTCAGCGTGTCGATCTTCGGTCGTGCGACCCCGGTCGAACTCGAGTTCGAGCAGGTCGAGCGCGTCAAGTAATCGCGTCTGCAATGCAAGTTTCGAGGGCGGCTTTCGGGCCGCCCTTTTTTTGCTTTGGCGTCCTGGTTTTCCCTCTTTGTTCGCTTTTTGGACCAATATAATCTAGGTGATATTCGCGCGGGATGGCCGCCGGTATCTCCGTGTTCCGGGCTCGTAGCGTTCCAGCCCGACGAGGGGACTTATCGACCATGCGCGAGCGCCAGCCGATCGACGATACTACTTTGGCCTATTACCGGCTGCGTTCTGCGCAAGAGCATGAGCGGGCCCGCGAAGCCGCCGATCCGATGATACGTCGCATCCATTCGACGCTTGCCGAGCGATATGACGCCCTGATCGACAATATGGTGAAGCATAGCCTGGAGATCGTGCGCGAGAGTCCCAGCTATGGTGCCGCGTCCCTCGGCCAGTCGAACTGAAGTCGATGGCGACCGATCCCATGACGGGCAAGCACAACCATGGTGCGAGCTGGACCGACGAAGCGACTCGCGAATTGGCGGACTTGTTCGCTTCGGGCCGCACCGTCCCTGAAATCGCAAAGCAGCTTGGCCGCACTCAGGAAGCCATCCGCTCGATCGGCCTTCGTCGGGGGCTGATCAAGCCGCGACCGCGGCGTTCCGACCCTGCTTCCTGATCGGCCCAAGCTGTCCTAGGCTCGCCGAGAGTTTCCGACCGGAGGTCGCCCATCAAGATGCAACGGCCGCTTGAGCTTTTCCTTCGCCGCCTCCTTCTTCGCAACACGCTGTCGCAAGCAGACATCGACGCATTGCTGAGCATCGATGCGCCCTTGTCCACCATTCCGGCACGACAGGATCTGGTGGTGCCCGATCAGCACGTCGATTTCGCCTGCCTTGTACAGGCGGGCTTGGTCGGGCGAAGCGACTGGCTTGCAAACGGCGAGCGGCGTGCGACCGCGATCTATTTGCCGGGTGACATGTGCGACCTTCATTCGGTGGCTTTTCCGGTCGCTGGATGGGGCATCACTGCCTTGTCGGAATGCGCGATCTTCCGCGTGCCGCACGCTCAGCTGGAGGAACTCTTCCACCGCCGACCCGCGATCGGCATGGCGATCTGGCGCGACACCGTCGTCGATGCGTCGATCCTGTCGAAGTGGGTCAGCATGCTGGGCGGAAGCTCGGCGCGGCAGCGGTTCGCGCACCTGCTCTGCGAAGTCGGGCTGAGATTGGAGACGATGCACCGAGGCAGTCGGGATCGGTTCGACCTGGCAATGACGCAGGACCAACTGGCTGAACTGCTCGGCATCACGACGGTGCATCTCAATCGCACCTTCCAGCAGATGCGGGAGGAAGGATTGATCAGCGGTGGTCGCGGTCGTTCCAACCGTTTCGACGCCCAGATCGAAGTGCGCGACTGGAAGCAGTTGGCCGCCGTTGCGGAGTTCGACAGCAGTTATCTGCTGCTCGGCCGACGCGACCGCTGAAGCGCATCAAAAGGCGCGCGTGATCCCAAGGTTCGCGCGGACATAATGGTAATCGCCCGAGTTGGTGATCGGCGTGCTGGTGTAGACGATCTCCCCTGTCGCTCCCCATCCGGCAACCAGTGCGGGGCGGTCGGCGCGAAGATTGAGGTAGCGCGATGCGCGCCAGCCTGACGCGCTGTCACGCTGAGCGCCCAGGCCGCCAGCGGCAAGCAGGCGCCAGCCACCCGTGAAACGCCGAACCTGCAGGACTGGAAGTGCCTCGGCATACCAGCGCGGCGAGTAATAATCATATTCGTTAGGGTCGCTGTTGCGGAAGTAACGGGTACGGAGCTGCGCGCTGAGCCCCCACTCCGACTTCAGCACCTGAATTAGGTTGCCGCGCAGGTGGACGCGGACATTGTCTCCGGTGAATTCCTGCAATCCGCCAAGCAGCGTCGCCTGCGTCGTGTCGCCCAGCGGCACGTCGACCGCGGCTCCTCCGAAGGTGTAATAAAGCCCGCGCGACACGCCGATCGGCGTCTCGATCTTGTCGCGTTCGATGAAATATTCCTGCCGCAGCGGCGCTTCGTTGTTGATGGACGCGCTGCCGACGACTGTGTCGCCGTCGGTGCCGACCGACGTGCGGTATTTCCAGTCACCCAACCGGTCGGCGAGACGCAAATAGACTCGCGTGTCATGATCGCGGTTACCGCCAGACGGCGAATAGCGAAGACGCTCGATCCGGAAACCGGCGTAGCTGTCCGGATCGCGATACTTAAGGTCGAGGTTTACGCCTGCGCGAACGACCTCAGTATCGTCGGCGTCGCTGGAATAGGTGATGTCGGCGCCGACCGCGTGCCGAGGCTCTGCGCGTTCCTGTGACACTGCTGGCGCGGCGAGGAGCCCAAGGATCAAGGCCAGTTTGACGGTCATTTCGTTCCCCATTTTTTCTGGCGGCCGATCAGCTCGGAGACATATCCCCACAGCGACACCGGCTGCATCAGCACGGCATAGCCGACGATGTAGAGCAGCAAAGCGCGGTAGTTCTGGCGGACTTTCAGCCCGGACTCGCGGAACATGCGCTTCTGGATGCGATAGATGATGATGTTCCACAGGGCGGCCAGCGGAAGCGTCAGCAATGTCATCGGTCCCGCGATCCAGAACAGACCGAAGAAGGCGACGATGACGCCCGGAATGAAGACGAGCGTGAACACGAGGTCCATCGGCAGGAACAGCACGTTCCACCAGATGAACATGGTGGACAGCCGCGGCTTTACCGTCAGCCCCTTGTGATGGTGGAATGCTTCGATCAGCCCCCGCGCCCAGCGACGGCGCTGATGAGCGAACTGCCGGTAGGTTGTCGGCGCGCTGGTGAACGCGACCGCATCCTCGGCATAGCCGGTGCGATAGCCGCGCTTCAGCAGGGCCCAGGTCATCACGATGTCTTCGCCGACACACTCGGGCCAGCCGCCGATTTCAATCAACGCATCGCGGTCGTAGATCGAAAAGGCGCCCTGCGCGACCAGCGTGCCGTGATACATGCTCTGCATGCGCTTCACCGCGGCGATGCCGTGGAAATAGTCCCATTCCTGGAGACCGGCCATCATCGAATCGCGCGAGTTCCCCACCAGGATCGCGCCAGCGACCGCGCGCGTTTCGGGCGGGTCCGCCTCATAACGCTCGACGATCTTCGTCAGGCTGTCGGCGCGGAGACGCGTGTCCGCATCGACAGTCACGATCAGCGAATGACTGGCCTCCTGCAGGCCGCTGTTCAGAACCGCCGCCTTGCCGCGGTTCTCGGCATAGTTGATGATCCGCAGCGTCACATTGCTCGGATAATGGAGGCCCGTCCGCCCGCGCTCGGCCTGCTCGGCGGTTCGGTCGGTCGATCCATCATTGAGCACGAGGATTTCGATCTCTCCGGGATACCGCTCCCTCGCCAGGCTGGCGAGCGTGTGAATGATCGTGCGCTCCTCCTGATACGCCGCCACCAGGATGGTGAGGCCCGGATAATGATCGAGCCGAAGGCGCGGCGGGCGCCGGTCGAGCAGCAGCGACACGATCAGGAACGCGTTCATAAAGCCGGGGGCGTAGGCGATGAAGGTGAGGCAGAAGAGCGCAACCAACGGATGGCTCAGGGCGGACAGATCCTCGAGCCACGGGCGCGACACGATCACGCTGAACACCAGCCAAGCCGTCGCGAGGATTAAAGCGACGAGGAATTTGGCGCCGACCGGCACGTAGAATCGACGGCGCTCGCGCAACACGTCGCCCCCGCCCCGACGACCGTCACGGAAACGGTGCGCAGGCGGGTTCATCCCGATCGGGATGTCGACCGGACGGCGGTCGGTGGTGGCGGTATCGTGGGGAGAGGACATAGTTTTTACAGACTCGGCATCGACCGAGCTAGGAGACGCGCATTATCAAATCGTTAACGTCGGCTGCAAACCGGAATGGAAAATGGAGAATTAACGCAGGCCTTTAGGGAATTCTTCACCGTGCGCAAGGCAAAGTTTGGGCATGGCGACCACCCTGCTTCAAGAAATCGTCGACAAGGCCAGTGACATCATGCTGGTGGCCATGCTGTTCGGGGCGCAGGCTGCGCTGGCGACCGGATATGCCTGGGAATTGGTCCGCTAGGGACGACGTCTAGCCGCCGCCTGGCGACCGAGATCCCGTCGGCAGGGCGTCCGGCGATCCATTTTCCCCACGCCGCCCCTTCTTCCAGTCGATGCGGTAAAGGTCGAAGCGTCGGTCGGCGAGATTGCGGACAGTCCCTTCCGCTCGCGCCCATGTCAGGTCGGCCAGATTGACGTCGGCGATGGTCAGCGTTTCGATGTTCTCGCTCGCCTCCGCGGCGATGCCGTCGCGCGCAAACGGAAAATCGCAGGGCGTGAGAATACAGGATTGCGCGTATTGAATGTCCATGTTGTCGACGCCGGGCAGATTGCCGACGTTGCCCGACAGGACGACGTAGCATTGGTTCTCGATGGCGCGGGCCTGGGCGCAATAGCGTACGCGCATATAGCCCTGCTTGTTGTCGGTGCAGAACGGCACGAAGATGATCCGCGCACCCTCGTCGACCAGCCGCCGCGCCAGTTCGGGAAACTCGCTGTCGTAACAGATCAGGACGCCAATCGGCCCTATGTCGGTCTGGATGACGTCGACCGAGCTTCCGCCCTTGATCTTCCACCAATAGGCCTCGTTCGGCGTCGGGTGGATCTTCTCCTGCGAGTGGACCGATCCATCGCGCAGGCAGACGTAGGCGACATTCTGGATGCTGCCGTCTTCGGTCCGGGTAGGGTGCGATCCGCCGACGATGTTGATGTTGTAGCGAAGCGCCATCCGCGAAAGCTCGGCGACGATCGGCGCGCGATGCTCGGTCAGGCGATCGATCGCCTCCATCGGCGACAGATTGTCCTTCTCGAACGACAATAGCGAGAGCGTGAACAGTTCGGGAAAGACGACGAAGTCGGAACGGTAATCGGCGGCAACGTCGACGAAATATTCGACGTTCTTCACGAACTCCTCGAAATTCTCGACCGCCCTCGCCTGCAGTTGAACGGTCGCGAGGCGCACCCCCTCGACGTCGCGCGGGACGCGGAATGCCGGCGGTTCATTGGGATCGACGTAAGGGTTGCGCCACACCATGTGCGCGGCGAACCCGCCCGATGCCTTGTCGAACGGCAGATAGTCGCGAAGCACGCCGATCGGGTTGAAGCCATTCGCAATCTGGAAGCCGATCACCTGATCGCGAAACTTCCCCTCGCGCACTTCGGCGAGATATTCTTCCGGCCCGGCCACTTTCGACTTGGCGCGGAGGTAGCCGGGCATCCGGCCACCGAAAACGATTCCGCGAAGTTCCAGGCGCTCGGCGAGCGCCCGGCGCGCGTCGTACAGGCGCTTACCGATCCGCAGGCCCCGCTGGCGTTCGTCGACCACCATTTCAATCCCGTAGAGCCAGTCGCCGGTCGCATCGTGGCGGCTGCCGAAGCCGTTGCCGCTGATGGTTGCCCAGTCGTGCGGCGCGAGAGCCACCGCCTCGTCGATGCGCGACGATGCCGCATAACCAACGATGACTCCGTCGAGCACCGCGACAAACTGGCCTTCCGGGAAATTGTTGATCTGGCCCCGGACCTGGCCCGCGCTGTAATTTTCGACGTTGGGATAGGCGCGGCTGATCAGCGACAGGACGCCCGGCACGTCGGCCGGGACCGCAAGCCGCACATCAAGCTTGGCGGGACTTTTCTTCGACATGATGATCCCTTCCGTCGCCGGCGATGCGCTTACTTGCGGTTCTTCCGTGCTGCGTAGCGCGCGTCGCGAGCCGCCTTCAATTCCGCCTCGGTCGGCGCTGCCGGCTTGGCGGCGGCTTGGGCGGCCTTCAAGAGCTTGTCCTGCTTCGCCTGTTCGCGTTCGGCAGCGCGCGCTGCATTCTTCTCGGCCTGGGCGGCTTCGCGCGCCGCGCGGGCGGCATTGCGTTCGGCCAACACGGCGGGGTCGATCGCCGGCTTCGAACGGAGCTTGTCGAGCGCCGCCTGCTTCGCGGCGGCGGCGCGTGCTAGGCGTTCCTGGAAAGTCGAACCGTCATTCTTCATATTCTTGGGCACCTTGAAAATCGGCATGTAAAATGGAAGGCCGACAGGGCCCACGCGGTGGATCATGATGGAAGTAAGCGCCAGCGATAGGCTCCCGGGCGCCGTCGGTAAAGGCAGACCGCTCCACACCGGCTACTAGGCAAAGCGGATCGCTTGCGCTAAGGGCGCGCGCTTCCAACGCATCGCATTGGGAATTGCGGGAGGCAGCGTTCGCGTTGCCGTCTGGACCGCTAAACTTGAACCGGGCGCCTCGATCCGTCGGCGCGCCCCCTACAGAGTGAGACACATGGCCAAAAAGATTACCGGCTATATCAAGCTGCAGGTGCCGGCCGGCACCGCCAATCCCTCCCCGCCGATCGGCCCTGCCTTGGGTCAGCGCGGCGTCAACATCATGGAATTCTGCAAGGCGTTCAACGCCGCGACGCAGGACATCGAAAAGTCGGCTCCGGTTCCGACGGTCATCACCGTCTATGCCGACCGCAGCTTCTCGTTCGTGACGAAGACCCCGCCGGCGAGCTTCCTTCTGAAGAAGGCCGCGAAGCTGAAGTCGGGCTCGAAGGAGCCGGGCAAGGTTTCGGCAGGCACCATCAAGCGCTCGCAGCTCAGCGAGATCGCCGAGATGAAGATGAAGGATCTCAACGCCAACGACATCGACGCGGCGACGAAGATCATCGAAGGTTCGGCCCGCGCGATGGGCCTCCAGGTTGTGGAGGGCTAAGGACATGGCAAAGCTGACCAAGAAGCAGAAGGCCCTCGACGGCAAGGTCGAGCCGATGAAGCTCTACCCGATCGACGAAGCGATCAGCCTCGTTCAGAGCCTGGCGACGTCGAAGTTCGACGAGAGCGTCGAAATCGCGATCAACCTGGGCGTCGACCCGCGCCACGCCGACCAGATGGTCCGCGGCGTCGTCAACCTCCCCAAGGGCACCGGCAAGGACGTTCGCGTCGCGGTGTTCGCGCGCGGCGACAAGGCCGAGGAAGCGACCAAGGCCGGCGCCGAAGTCGTCGGTGCGGAAGACCTGATGGAAGAAATCCAGGGCGGACGCAGCGACTTCGATCGCGTCATCGCCACCCCCGACATGATGGGGATCGTCGGTCGCCTCGGTAAAGTTCTCGGCCCCAAGGGCATGATGCCGAACCCGAAGCTCGGCACGGTCACGCCGAACGTCGGCCAGGCCGTCAAGGACGCCAAGTCGGGCCAGGTCGAGTTCCGCGTCGAGAAGGCTGGTATCATCCATGCCGGCATCGGCAAGGCGAGCTTCCCGCAGGCGGACATCAAGGCGAACTTCGACGCGTTCGTCGATGCCATCGTCAAGGCCAAGCCGACCGGCGCCAAGGGCAAGTATGTCCGCAAGGTCGCGCTCAGCTCCTCGATGGGCCCGGGCGTCAAGGTCGACACCTCGGAGATGGCGGGCGCTTGATCGCCTGACCGATCGACCGTTAGAAACAGGGCCGGGGCGGCGACGCCTCGGCCCTTTTTCGTGGCGAGCGCGTTGGGCAGCAAAAGATTTGCGAACAAGGGCAGTCAATGAGCGATGAAACGGGCGCGGCACGCGGCGCCACCGACCAGCAGATTCCCTCGATCGCCCCTGCCCCCGAAGAGCGTTACCGCAAGCTGTTCGAAGAAATGGACGAGGGCTTTTGCATCATCGAATTCTTCGATGGTCCGCACGGCCCGTTAAGCGACTACATCCACATCGAGGCGAATGGCGCTTATGCCCGCCATGCGGGCATTCCCAACGTCGTCGGCCAGAAACTGCGCGAAATGGTGCCGGACGAAGCCGATTCCTGGGTAGCCCGTTATGGCGAAGTGCTCCGCACCGGAGAGCCGATTCGCTTCGAGCAGGAGCTGGTCGCCACCGGTCGCTACCTCAACCTGTCTGCGTTCAGGATCGAGCCGCCAGAGCTCAAACAGGTCGCAGTCCTGTTTCAGGACCTCACCGCGCGCAGGACCGCCGAGGTTGCGTTGCAGGACCTCAATCGGACGCTGGAGGAACGGGTGAAGCAGGCGATGGCCGAGCGCGCCGTTCTTGCAGACATCGTCGAGGGGACCGCCGCCTTCGTCCAGGTGATGGACCGGGATTACCGCTGGCTCGCGATCAATTCCGCATCGGCATCCGAATTCGAGAAGATCTATGGCGTTCGTCCCGAGGTCGGCCAATCGGTAAAGGACGTTCTCGCCGATCAGCCGAACAATCTTGCCGACATCCTTTCGGTATGGTCGCGCGCGCTGGCGGGCGAGGAGTTCGTCGAGATCGCCGAATTCGGCGATCCGGGACGCGCACGGCGATCGTATGAAATGCGGTTCGGCGTCCTGAAGGATCCGAACGATCAGCAGATCGGTGCGTTCCAGTTCGTGTTCGACGTGAC
Above is a genomic segment from Sphingomonas sp. LY29 containing:
- the nusG gene encoding transcription termination/antitermination protein NusG, producing MSRWYIIHAYSGFENKVRDSIMSEAKRLGLETLVEAVEVPTETITEVKRGKKVQSERKFMPGYVLAKLGMNDDVYHLVKNTPKVTGFLGPNGKPQAIPDAQAARMLDTKDETAAASPKQKIKVDYEIGDAVKVLDGPFASFNGVVEELDFDRGRVKVSVSIFGRATPVELEFEQVERVK
- a CDS encoding Crp/Fnr family transcriptional regulator; translation: MQRPLELFLRRLLLRNTLSQADIDALLSIDAPLSTIPARQDLVVPDQHVDFACLVQAGLVGRSDWLANGERRATAIYLPGDMCDLHSVAFPVAGWGITALSECAIFRVPHAQLEELFHRRPAIGMAIWRDTVVDASILSKWVSMLGGSSARQRFAHLLCEVGLRLETMHRGSRDRFDLAMTQDQLAELLGITTVHLNRTFQQMREEGLISGGRGRSNRFDAQIEVRDWKQLAAVAEFDSSYLLLGRRDR
- a CDS encoding glycosyltransferase, producing the protein MSSPHDTATTDRRPVDIPIGMNPPAHRFRDGRRGGGDVLRERRRFYVPVGAKFLVALILATAWLVFSVIVSRPWLEDLSALSHPLVALFCLTFIAYAPGFMNAFLIVSLLLDRRPPRLRLDHYPGLTILVAAYQEERTIIHTLASLARERYPGEIEILVLNDGSTDRTAEQAERGRTGLHYPSNVTLRIINYAENRGKAAVLNSGLQEASHSLIVTVDADTRLRADSLTKIVERYEADPPETRAVAGAILVGNSRDSMMAGLQEWDYFHGIAAVKRMQSMYHGTLVAQGAFSIYDRDALIEIGGWPECVGEDIVMTWALLKRGYRTGYAEDAVAFTSAPTTYRQFAHQRRRWARGLIEAFHHHKGLTVKPRLSTMFIWWNVLFLPMDLVFTLVFIPGVIVAFFGLFWIAGPMTLLTLPLAALWNIIIYRIQKRMFRESGLKVRQNYRALLLYIVGYAVLMQPVSLWGYVSELIGRQKKWGTK
- a CDS encoding bifunctional GNAT family N-acetyltransferase/carbon-nitrogen hydrolase family protein; amino-acid sequence: MSKKSPAKLDVRLAVPADVPGVLSLISRAYPNVENYSAGQVRGQINNFPEGQFVAVLDGVIVGYAASSRIDEAVALAPHDWATISGNGFGSRHDATGDWLYGIEMVVDERQRGLRIGKRLYDARRALAERLELRGIVFGGRMPGYLRAKSKVAGPEEYLAEVREGKFRDQVIGFQIANGFNPIGVLRDYLPFDKASGGFAAHMVWRNPYVDPNEPPAFRVPRDVEGVRLATVQLQARAVENFEEFVKNVEYFVDVAADYRSDFVVFPELFTLSLLSFEKDNLSPMEAIDRLTEHRAPIVAELSRMALRYNINIVGGSHPTRTEDGSIQNVAYVCLRDGSVHSQEKIHPTPNEAYWWKIKGGSSVDVIQTDIGPIGVLICYDSEFPELARRLVDEGARIIFVPFCTDNKQGYMRVRYCAQARAIENQCYVVLSGNVGNLPGVDNMDIQYAQSCILTPCDFPFARDGIAAEASENIETLTIADVNLADLTWARAEGTVRNLADRRFDLYRIDWKKGRRGENGSPDALPTGSRSPGGG
- a CDS encoding DUF6481 family protein, whose protein sequence is MPIFKVPKNMKNDGSTFQERLARAAAAKQAALDKLRSKPAIDPAVLAERNAARAAREAAQAEKNAARAAEREQAKQDKLLKAAQAAAKPAAPTEAELKAARDARYAARKNRK
- the rplK gene encoding 50S ribosomal protein L11, which produces MAKKITGYIKLQVPAGTANPSPPIGPALGQRGVNIMEFCKAFNAATQDIEKSAPVPTVITVYADRSFSFVTKTPPASFLLKKAAKLKSGSKEPGKVSAGTIKRSQLSEIAEMKMKDLNANDIDAATKIIEGSARAMGLQVVEG
- the rplA gene encoding 50S ribosomal protein L1, yielding MAKLTKKQKALDGKVEPMKLYPIDEAISLVQSLATSKFDESVEIAINLGVDPRHADQMVRGVVNLPKGTGKDVRVAVFARGDKAEEATKAGAEVVGAEDLMEEIQGGRSDFDRVIATPDMMGIVGRLGKVLGPKGMMPNPKLGTVTPNVGQAVKDAKSGQVEFRVEKAGIIHAGIGKASFPQADIKANFDAFVDAIVKAKPTGAKGKYVRKVALSSSMGPGVKVDTSEMAGA